Proteins from a genomic interval of Rubinisphaera italica:
- a CDS encoding vWA domain-containing protein gives MMTFATKFTCFTGINLLCALALVVSGCGEAREAARHGGAVPVSSEQFYYTSPHTAVSEENRTEFNTEAYDHIVENPFLLSKSNPLSTFSVDVDTASYANLRRFLNRNQLPPAGAVRIEELVNYFDYHYSPPTGDDPFSVHVEVAECPWEESHLLAKIGLKGKEIELENRPLSNLVFLLDVSGSMEDFNKLPLVKSSMKLLLEQLGENDRIAIVVYAGASGLVLPSTSADHRTEILSKLDDLEAGGSTNGGEGIELAYRIAGDNFIRGGVNRVILCTDGDFNVGRTNQSDLVNLIENKAKSGVFLSVLGFGMGNLKDSTMELLADKGNGNYSYIDSMNEAEKVLVEQMSGTLITIAKDVKIQVDFNPAQVQSYRLIGYENRMLRNEDFLDDTKDAGEIGAGHTVTALYELVPVGIESEVAEVEPSKYQQESELSASANTDELLTVRLRYKDPEGLDSKPISLTVKKQDLSLTEASTDFHFASAVAAFGMLLRESKHCGTMTLERVNSIAEQNLGDDPHGYREEFLQLVKKAQLLE, from the coding sequence ATGATGACTTTCGCTACAAAGTTTACGTGCTTCACAGGCATCAATTTATTGTGTGCACTGGCGTTGGTTGTTTCTGGCTGCGGTGAGGCGCGAGAAGCTGCACGGCACGGTGGAGCTGTTCCCGTATCATCGGAGCAGTTCTATTACACTTCCCCGCATACAGCTGTCAGTGAAGAGAATCGAACCGAATTCAACACCGAAGCTTACGATCACATCGTTGAGAATCCGTTTCTGCTCTCAAAGTCAAACCCTCTTTCGACATTTTCCGTCGATGTCGATACCGCTTCCTATGCGAATTTACGACGGTTTCTGAACAGGAATCAATTGCCGCCAGCGGGAGCGGTGCGGATTGAAGAGTTGGTCAATTACTTCGACTACCACTACTCACCACCAACGGGCGACGATCCATTTTCCGTGCATGTGGAAGTCGCGGAATGTCCCTGGGAAGAAAGTCATCTGCTGGCGAAGATCGGCTTGAAGGGAAAGGAAATTGAACTGGAGAATCGACCACTCTCCAACCTCGTCTTTTTGCTCGATGTCTCGGGCTCAATGGAGGATTTCAACAAACTCCCGCTGGTCAAATCGTCTATGAAGCTGCTACTGGAACAACTGGGAGAAAATGATCGGATTGCGATTGTCGTTTATGCAGGAGCGTCTGGTCTGGTGCTGCCATCAACAAGTGCCGACCACAGAACAGAGATACTCTCGAAGCTGGATGATTTGGAAGCCGGTGGTTCGACCAATGGTGGTGAGGGTATCGAACTGGCCTATCGTATCGCGGGTGACAACTTTATTAGAGGAGGAGTCAATCGCGTTATTCTCTGTACTGATGGCGATTTCAATGTGGGGCGAACGAATCAGTCTGATCTGGTTAATCTGATCGAGAATAAGGCAAAGAGTGGAGTGTTTCTGAGTGTGCTCGGTTTCGGAATGGGCAATCTGAAAGATTCCACCATGGAATTGCTTGCTGACAAAGGAAACGGCAACTATTCCTATATCGATTCGATGAACGAAGCAGAGAAGGTACTTGTCGAGCAAATGTCTGGCACGCTAATCACGATTGCCAAAGATGTGAAAATCCAGGTCGATTTCAATCCCGCACAAGTGCAATCGTACCGGCTGATCGGCTATGAAAATCGAATGCTCAGAAATGAGGATTTTCTGGACGACACGAAGGATGCAGGAGAAATAGGAGCGGGACATACTGTGACCGCGCTGTATGAACTGGTGCCTGTTGGAATTGAATCCGAGGTCGCTGAAGTTGAACCTTCAAAGTATCAACAGGAGTCGGAATTGAGTGCTTCCGCAAATACTGACGAGTTGCTGACAGTCAGACTGCGTTATAAAGATCCCGAAGGCCTCGATAGTAAACCGATCAGCCTGACAGTGAAGAAACAGGACTTGTCCTTAACGGAAGCCTCCACAGATTTCCATTTCGCTTCAGCTGTGGCAGCCTTCGGCATGTTGCTGCGAGAATCGAAACACTGTGGTACGATGACTCTCGAACGGGTGAATTCGATCGCCGAGCAAAACCTGGGTGATGATCCTCACGGATATCGAGAGGAATTTTTACAACTGGTCAAGAAGGCACAGTTGTTGGAATGA
- a CDS encoding histone deacetylase family protein gives MRIFYSDHHVLPLSSGHRFPAEKYRLLREKLITDAIVEGHQLSPSTPATDEQLLRVHTPEYIESIVNGTIEPKAMRRIGFPWSPELVIRSRHSTGASIAAAQTALVESLGINLAGGTHHSFADCGEGYCVFNDVACAARELQINHGVGQILVIDCDVHQGNGTASIFQQDSSVFTFSIHGAKNFPLHKEKSDLDIALDDGAEDDQYLAELERGLKECFARCEPEFIFYLAGADPFYRDRFGKMKLTKAGLLKRDELVLSLCSEKNLPVAISMAGGYAPDLNDIAEIQANTVRIALQKVGN, from the coding sequence ATGCGCATCTTCTACAGTGATCATCATGTACTGCCGCTCTCGTCGGGGCATCGGTTTCCGGCTGAGAAATATCGGTTGCTTCGAGAGAAGTTGATAACCGATGCGATCGTCGAAGGCCATCAGCTCTCTCCATCAACACCTGCAACTGATGAACAGCTTTTACGAGTTCATACTCCAGAATATATCGAATCGATTGTCAATGGCACGATTGAGCCGAAGGCGATGCGGCGAATTGGATTTCCGTGGTCGCCGGAATTAGTGATTCGTTCCCGCCATTCGACCGGAGCTTCGATCGCCGCTGCTCAAACGGCTTTAGTAGAGAGCCTGGGGATCAATCTGGCTGGGGGAACCCATCATTCGTTTGCAGATTGCGGGGAAGGTTATTGCGTCTTCAATGATGTCGCATGTGCAGCTCGTGAGTTACAGATCAATCATGGCGTCGGTCAGATTCTCGTGATTGATTGCGATGTGCATCAGGGAAACGGCACAGCTTCTATTTTTCAGCAGGATTCCTCCGTCTTCACGTTTTCCATTCACGGAGCTAAAAACTTTCCACTCCATAAGGAAAAAAGTGATCTCGACATAGCCCTTGATGATGGAGCAGAAGATGATCAGTATCTGGCAGAACTGGAACGCGGCTTAAAGGAATGCTTTGCCCGCTGCGAACCGGAATTCATTTTTTATCTGGCAGGTGCAGACCCCTTTTATCGGGATCGATTCGGCAAAATGAAATTGACCAAAGCCGGTTTGTTAAAACGAGACGAACTCGTATTGAGTCTCTGCAGTGAGAAGAATCTTCCCGTCGCCATTTCCATGGCAGGAGGATATGCCCCTGATTTAAATGACATCGCTGAAATTCAGGCCAATACAGTTCGCATTGCCTTGCAAAAAGTTGGGAACTGA
- a CDS encoding cysteine desulfurase family protein: protein MNEPIIYLDANATTPPDPAVWETVRSVASDCYANPGSTHQLGRKARKSLEESRAISARVLGAQPKEVIFTSGGTESTNLALMGLAATVPPERRTIAITGGEHPATAECADRLVKQGWMKILIPLDANGLIITEQLDQLPWEEIGLAAVIYANNETGVIQNVSQVRRLCEQHQTPWHLDVVQAVGRIPVSFHELGATAASFGVHKAHGPRGIGGLLLKDEVPFVPTAVGGFQEASRRPGTEAVALAAGMSTMLSEWEQQSDSIYKNLQELRDRFERQLEQQISPLMINGRNASRLPNTSNMAFPELEAEAILIGLDLAGICCSLGSACASGSAEPSPVLLAMGVEPQLARSALRFSLHKYLKEAEIDEAVRRIVEVVSRLKDL from the coding sequence ATGAACGAACCCATCATTTATCTTGACGCCAATGCGACGACACCGCCAGATCCAGCAGTCTGGGAAACCGTGCGGTCTGTCGCTTCGGATTGTTACGCCAATCCCGGGAGTACACATCAACTGGGACGGAAAGCTCGGAAGAGTCTGGAAGAATCTCGCGCGATCTCTGCTCGTGTACTCGGTGCACAACCGAAAGAAGTGATCTTTACGAGCGGTGGCACGGAATCGACGAATCTGGCATTGATGGGACTGGCGGCTACCGTTCCTCCGGAACGACGAACCATTGCGATCACTGGTGGAGAACATCCCGCGACAGCTGAGTGTGCAGATCGACTGGTGAAGCAAGGCTGGATGAAAATCCTGATCCCACTTGATGCTAATGGGCTGATTATTACCGAGCAACTTGATCAGTTGCCCTGGGAAGAAATCGGATTAGCAGCGGTCATCTATGCCAATAATGAAACCGGTGTAATACAAAATGTCTCGCAGGTTCGTCGTCTGTGTGAGCAGCATCAGACACCCTGGCATCTCGATGTCGTTCAAGCAGTGGGACGCATTCCCGTTTCGTTTCACGAACTCGGTGCCACTGCAGCCAGCTTTGGTGTGCATAAAGCTCATGGCCCACGGGGCATTGGTGGGTTGCTGCTGAAGGATGAAGTCCCTTTTGTTCCGACCGCAGTCGGAGGTTTCCAGGAAGCGAGCAGGCGTCCGGGAACCGAAGCTGTCGCTCTGGCTGCTGGCATGTCGACGATGTTGAGTGAATGGGAACAGCAAAGCGATTCCATCTACAAAAATCTGCAGGAATTGCGGGATCGTTTCGAAAGACAGCTCGAGCAGCAGATCAGTCCACTTATGATCAATGGTCGTAATGCATCGAGGCTTCCTAACACCTCTAACATGGCATTTCCTGAACTTGAAGCCGAGGCCATTTTGATCGGGCTTGATCTGGCGGGCATCTGTTGTTCGCTCGGCAGTGCGTGTGCCAGTGGATCAGCCGAACCTTCTCCCGTGTTGCTGGCGATGGGAGTCGAACCACAACTGGCTCGCTCGGCCTTGCGTTTCAGTCTGCATAAATATTTAAAAGAAGCAGAAATCGATGAAGCGGTTCGAAGAATTGTCGAAGTGGTTTCCCGGCTCAAAGATCTATAA
- a CDS encoding zinc metallopeptidase codes for MYGYFGLMIFTAPAILLMMWAQYRVKSSFANGLRVPTRISGAAAARHILDINGLQSIDVVETPGQLSDHYDPREKVVRLSHDVYQGHSASSVGIAAHEVGHAIQDAENYGPLVIRNAAVPAAQYGGTAFSILLILGILLHSIHLILLGIVLYGGLVFFQLINLPVEFDASNRAKQILADTGMVDTDGAAAVNSVLNSAAWTYVAATLQSVLTLAYYLMIFAGGRRD; via the coding sequence ATGTACGGTTATTTTGGTTTAATGATTTTTACAGCCCCGGCCATCCTGCTGATGATGTGGGCTCAATATCGCGTGAAGTCATCTTTCGCAAATGGACTGCGTGTCCCGACTCGAATTTCGGGAGCCGCCGCAGCGCGACATATTCTGGATATCAATGGACTTCAATCTATTGATGTTGTGGAAACACCCGGGCAATTATCCGACCATTACGATCCGCGGGAAAAAGTCGTCCGCTTGAGTCACGATGTCTATCAAGGACACTCAGCATCTTCCGTTGGGATTGCAGCCCACGAAGTTGGACATGCGATTCAAGATGCAGAAAATTACGGGCCATTAGTCATCCGTAATGCAGCCGTCCCGGCGGCTCAATATGGAGGAACCGCTTTTTCGATTCTGTTGATTCTGGGAATTCTGCTGCACAGCATTCATTTAATTCTGCTGGGGATTGTGCTGTATGGGGGCTTGGTCTTCTTTCAGTTGATCAACCTGCCGGTTGAGTTTGATGCCAGTAATCGCGCGAAACAAATTCTGGCGGATACCGGCATGGTTGATACTGATGGGGCAGCCGCAGTGAACAGTGTTCTCAACTCAGCCGCATGGACGTACGTCGCAGCGACACTGCAATCGGTCCTGACTCTGGCTTACTACTTGATGATTTTTGCGGGTGGTCGCCGGGATTAA
- a CDS encoding oxidoreductase: MAYRRIASLKTTEQFREYLQSLDLSIEIDDEALSAVEDSPLAQPITVGDFQVGNRWAVHPMEGWDATRDGKASEETLRRWQHFGESGCKLIWGGEAVAVCPEGRANPNQLYYHPDNEQSLSDLLQTLNKAHTDTFGNDALDDFLVGLQLTHSGRFSRPNEKVRLESRVAYHHPLLDERVKLSDQQGMTYLTDEDIQKLIQQYVDAAKAAEKIGYRFVDIKHCHGYLGHEFLSAFSREGKYGGSFENRARFLKEICQAVKAACPNLMLGVRLSLFDFLPFQPESFDEKTGRPGIGQPTPYQNGSYPGFGCDRSDPLTMDLTEPIQLLEMMRDELGVVMVNLTAGSPYYNPHIQRPAYFPPSDGYQPPEDPLVGCVRQIEAVARLKKAVPNLPMVGSAYSYFQEYLPHIAQAVVRRGDVDFVGIGRLVLSQWQMPAQILNGEDYRATKKICRTFSDCTTGPRNGLISGCYPLDDYYKSRPEFQELKAIKAGKKSE, encoded by the coding sequence ATGGCCTATCGACGCATCGCATCTCTGAAAACAACCGAGCAGTTTCGCGAGTATTTGCAAAGTCTTGATCTTTCGATCGAAATCGATGATGAAGCTCTCTCTGCCGTAGAAGATTCTCCACTGGCTCAGCCAATTACGGTAGGAGACTTTCAAGTCGGAAATCGTTGGGCTGTCCATCCAATGGAAGGCTGGGATGCAACTCGCGATGGCAAAGCCAGTGAAGAAACTTTGCGACGCTGGCAGCACTTCGGCGAGTCCGGCTGCAAATTGATCTGGGGTGGTGAAGCGGTCGCGGTCTGTCCGGAAGGTCGCGCGAATCCGAATCAACTTTACTATCATCCGGATAACGAACAATCTCTCAGTGACTTGCTACAGACACTCAACAAAGCTCATACCGACACCTTTGGCAACGATGCTCTGGACGATTTTCTGGTTGGTTTGCAGTTAACACACTCTGGCCGTTTCAGTCGACCGAATGAAAAAGTTCGTCTGGAATCCCGAGTGGCCTATCATCATCCTCTGCTCGATGAACGCGTGAAATTATCGGATCAGCAGGGGATGACTTACCTCACTGATGAAGATATCCAGAAGCTGATTCAGCAATATGTCGATGCTGCAAAGGCTGCAGAGAAAATCGGATATCGCTTTGTCGATATCAAGCATTGTCATGGATATCTGGGCCACGAATTCTTATCCGCATTTTCCCGTGAAGGGAAATATGGTGGCAGTTTTGAAAATCGCGCGAGATTTCTCAAAGAGATTTGTCAGGCTGTGAAAGCTGCCTGTCCGAATTTAATGCTCGGGGTACGGCTCTCTCTCTTCGATTTTTTACCGTTCCAGCCAGAATCTTTTGATGAGAAAACCGGGCGACCGGGAATCGGTCAGCCGACGCCCTATCAAAATGGAAGTTACCCCGGCTTCGGTTGCGATCGCTCCGATCCTTTAACAATGGATTTAACCGAACCGATTCAGTTACTCGAAATGATGCGTGATGAACTCGGCGTCGTCATGGTCAATCTGACTGCGGGGTCCCCTTACTACAATCCTCATATCCAACGACCGGCTTACTTCCCACCATCGGATGGCTATCAACCACCGGAAGATCCGCTCGTCGGTTGTGTCCGCCAAATAGAGGCAGTCGCTCGGTTGAAAAAAGCGGTCCCAAATTTGCCGATGGTGGGTTCTGCGTACTCCTATTTCCAGGAGTATCTGCCTCACATTGCCCAGGCAGTCGTGCGACGAGGAGATGTCGATTTTGTCGGCATCGGCAGACTCGTATTAAGTCAATGGCAGATGCCCGCTCAAATTCTGAATGGCGAAGATTATCGAGCCACTAAAAAAATCTGTCGCACCTTCAGCGACTGTACCACCGGTCCCCGCAATGGTTTGATTTCAGGTTGTTATCCACTAGACGATTATTATAAATCACGCCCCGAGTTTCAGGAACTTAAAGCAATCAAAGCAGGGAAAAAGTCCGAGTAA
- a CDS encoding sulfatase family protein yields the protein MNHFKIAPLLVLLFLNVSLASDKPNIIFIFADDWGWGDLGCHGHPYVKTPNIDRLAREGTDFYRFTVASGVCSPSRTAVMTGHFPARYNIDGHFAWVPSNAKRNMPDWLSPEVTTLPRLLQKGGYQTAHFGKWHLSNNMIPDSPLPSEYGYDEYGAFNCAGEQMPVHEDARSANAFIEKSVADDKPFFINLWLHEPHTPFHTVPKYEWRFRDMEDDADRIYASVLSHADDRIGEVLSTLDRLSISENTLVIFSSDNGPARASQSTELTLQYDTATGAGWGIAASKGITAGRKGYKAALFEGGINVPFIARWPGKIPAGKIDQTSLISAVDLLPTFCSIAGVALPEDYHPDGVNQISALLGNGSEYREKPLFWKMQARWPPRANQPYHWVTWAIVDQNWKMMANQDFSHLELYDIINDPYEKNDLSETSPLVTNQLLEQIRDWKETLPDHPTGDVFSVERSQ from the coding sequence ATGAATCATTTCAAAATCGCGCCGCTTTTAGTCTTACTGTTCCTGAATGTTTCTCTGGCTTCTGATAAGCCGAACATTATTTTTATTTTTGCAGACGACTGGGGCTGGGGGGATTTAGGTTGCCATGGCCATCCCTATGTTAAAACGCCGAATATCGATCGACTGGCTCGCGAAGGAACAGACTTTTATCGCTTCACGGTTGCCAGTGGAGTTTGTTCTCCAAGTCGTACGGCTGTGATGACGGGACATTTCCCAGCTCGATACAACATTGATGGCCACTTTGCCTGGGTTCCCAGTAATGCAAAACGCAATATGCCCGACTGGCTCAGTCCCGAAGTCACAACGCTGCCTCGATTACTTCAAAAGGGAGGCTATCAAACGGCTCACTTCGGCAAATGGCATCTCTCCAACAATATGATTCCCGATTCTCCGTTGCCGAGTGAATATGGCTACGATGAATATGGGGCGTTTAATTGTGCAGGAGAGCAGATGCCCGTCCACGAAGACGCCAGATCTGCCAATGCCTTTATCGAAAAATCGGTCGCTGATGACAAACCCTTTTTTATCAATCTGTGGTTACATGAGCCTCATACACCATTTCACACGGTTCCCAAATATGAGTGGCGATTTCGCGACATGGAGGATGATGCCGATCGGATCTATGCTTCAGTTCTCTCTCATGCAGATGACCGAATTGGAGAAGTATTGTCGACACTTGATCGACTCAGTATCTCAGAAAACACCCTCGTCATTTTCAGTTCCGATAACGGTCCTGCCAGAGCGTCTCAATCCACGGAATTGACACTACAATACGATACCGCAACCGGCGCGGGCTGGGGAATTGCAGCCTCGAAAGGGATTACCGCAGGACGGAAAGGTTATAAAGCAGCTTTATTTGAAGGAGGTATCAATGTTCCGTTTATTGCCCGTTGGCCGGGGAAAATTCCAGCAGGGAAAATTGATCAAACTTCACTCATTTCAGCAGTCGATTTGCTCCCCACCTTTTGTAGCATTGCTGGCGTCGCTTTGCCTGAAGATTATCACCCTGATGGAGTCAATCAAATTTCCGCTTTATTGGGAAATGGTTCGGAATATCGGGAAAAACCACTCTTTTGGAAAATGCAGGCGAGGTGGCCACCACGAGCCAATCAACCTTATCATTGGGTTACCTGGGCGATTGTGGATCAGAATTGGAAAATGATGGCCAATCAAGATTTCAGTCATCTGGAATTGTATGACATCATTAATGATCCATACGAAAAGAACGATCTCAGTGAAACAAGTCCACTGGTAACCAATCAGCTACTCGAACAAATTCGTGATTGGAAAGAAACGCTGCCAGATCATCCCACAGGAGATGTTTTTTCTGTAGAGCGATCTCAATAA
- a CDS encoding DUF4132 domain-containing protein, whose amino-acid sequence MAKTSAQGSVSSSEEIIWIEGDDGYALGVKNGKLVARNAKGKKLSAVPKNLKTSELAEQLSAMCEWLAEHRISCQRAIERWMLRSLPIPIHVLSSVWIDPDWSEMLRNMIVCPLDGRGKSDATQTGLLREIDSKKGVGVVDRDGETQWIKAAQILFPHPILIDGLEDLREIAADMNFSQSVEQIFRPIFAPREEQLKQDYISDFRNGKFEQLNFATSLCRRLGFPVRGGYACSKLWENGKPLEARYWIGADYPEGETYTDDLIFVNSEQKPQKISSVGAVTFSEGVLMATQIYAKRTVEKESEAE is encoded by the coding sequence ATGGCGAAAACATCTGCGCAGGGTTCGGTTTCTTCAAGTGAAGAAATTATCTGGATAGAGGGTGATGATGGTTACGCCCTTGGAGTTAAGAATGGCAAGCTCGTTGCCAGAAATGCCAAAGGAAAAAAACTTTCCGCTGTCCCGAAGAATCTGAAGACAAGCGAACTGGCTGAACAACTCTCGGCAATGTGCGAATGGCTGGCCGAACATCGTATCAGCTGTCAACGTGCTATCGAACGTTGGATGCTTCGCTCATTGCCTATTCCGATTCATGTCTTGAGTTCCGTCTGGATTGATCCTGACTGGTCGGAAATGCTGCGAAATATGATCGTCTGCCCGCTCGATGGTCGCGGCAAGAGTGATGCCACACAGACAGGTTTGCTGCGGGAGATCGATTCCAAAAAAGGTGTGGGTGTTGTTGATCGTGATGGCGAAACGCAGTGGATCAAGGCGGCTCAAATTCTTTTTCCGCATCCGATTCTGATCGATGGTCTGGAAGATTTACGGGAAATCGCAGCCGACATGAATTTCTCGCAATCGGTCGAGCAGATCTTTCGTCCGATCTTTGCTCCACGCGAGGAACAACTCAAACAGGATTACATCTCCGATTTCCGAAACGGAAAATTTGAACAATTGAACTTTGCGACTTCGTTGTGCAGACGACTCGGCTTTCCTGTACGCGGCGGCTATGCTTGCTCGAAACTCTGGGAGAACGGCAAGCCCCTCGAAGCGAGATACTGGATCGGAGCCGACTACCCGGAAGGGGAGACTTACACAGACGATTTGATTTTTGTGAATTCCGAGCAAAAGCCTCAGAAAATTTCGAGTGTCGGTGCGGTGACATTCAGTGAGGGAGTTTTGATGGCGACTCAAATTTACGCCAAGCGAACAGTGGAAAAAGAATCGGAGGCTGAATGA
- a CDS encoding ATP-binding protein, giving the protein MPKKTTKRSTATQRKEPDPIIATRQQPPAEERYADQITFLRAIDSSPKPAGWLLSPERVVDFICGTHGESLRAPASVSLPDGLPKSMAIEAKFVGPRALVERCIVTLAGERGLLLVGQPGTAKSMLGELLTTAISGSSALTVQGTAGASEDHFRYGWNYAMLLDKGPRPEALVASPIMTGMKTGKLVRIEEITRCLPEVQDALISILSERRLMIPELEGEGGSVFAAPGFNLIATANLRDRGVSEMSAALKRRFNFETVHPIAEAAQEVELVRSRAKAMLTESGTHEEIDAKLLDILVTTFRDLREGRTEEGWSIERPAAVMSTAEAVTVAAAITRQGVYFSSRKDPVSLLPGYLLGVVLKDNQEDRDRLLAYWDGPVRRRSESNALWKRMYQLRENLEEVDQDF; this is encoded by the coding sequence ATGCCGAAGAAGACAACGAAACGTTCGACCGCTACGCAGAGAAAGGAACCGGATCCAATCATCGCTACGCGACAGCAGCCCCCTGCCGAAGAGCGTTATGCTGATCAAATCACTTTCCTGCGTGCCATCGACAGTTCGCCAAAACCTGCGGGTTGGTTGCTTTCTCCGGAACGAGTCGTCGATTTCATTTGCGGGACGCACGGCGAATCACTTCGCGCTCCTGCCTCTGTATCTTTGCCAGATGGTTTGCCAAAGTCGATGGCGATCGAGGCCAAGTTTGTTGGACCGAGGGCACTGGTTGAGCGGTGTATCGTCACTCTGGCCGGAGAACGAGGATTGTTACTGGTTGGCCAGCCAGGGACGGCCAAAAGTATGCTGGGCGAATTGCTCACAACGGCCATCAGCGGTTCGAGTGCGTTAACAGTGCAAGGGACAGCCGGGGCGAGTGAAGATCATTTTCGCTATGGCTGGAACTACGCCATGCTGCTCGATAAAGGCCCACGGCCCGAAGCTCTGGTCGCATCGCCGATCATGACAGGAATGAAAACCGGGAAGCTGGTTCGGATCGAAGAGATCACACGCTGTCTGCCGGAAGTTCAGGATGCTTTGATCAGTATCTTGAGCGAACGTCGATTGATGATTCCCGAACTTGAAGGCGAAGGGGGAAGCGTGTTTGCTGCTCCCGGATTTAATTTGATTGCGACGGCTAATCTGCGGGACCGGGGTGTTTCCGAAATGTCGGCTGCTTTGAAACGCCGCTTCAACTTTGAGACCGTCCATCCGATAGCCGAGGCTGCTCAGGAAGTGGAACTTGTTCGGAGTCGAGCCAAGGCCATGCTGACTGAGTCGGGAACTCATGAAGAAATCGATGCAAAACTGCTCGATATTCTCGTCACAACTTTTCGCGACCTGCGCGAAGGGCGGACCGAAGAAGGCTGGAGTATCGAACGACCAGCAGCCGTGATGAGTACCGCTGAAGCGGTCACTGTTGCAGCGGCGATTACTCGGCAAGGGGTTTATTTTTCTTCGCGTAAAGATCCTGTCTCGTTACTGCCGGGGTATCTGCTGGGAGTTGTGCTCAAGGATAATCAGGAAGACCGCGATCGATTGCTCGCCTATTGGGATGGCCCGGTGCGTCGACGCAGTGAATCCAATGCACTCTGGAAGCGAATGTATCAGCTGCGTGAAAATCTTGAGGAAGTGGATCAGGATTTTTAA